From Thermogemmatispora onikobensis, one genomic window encodes:
- the moaA gene encoding GTP 3',8-cyclase MoaA: MDPLVDSYGRRIRNLRISITDKCNFRCTYCMPAEGLPWLKKAEILTYEEIERLARLAVSMGIEQIRLTGGEPLVRRDVPDLVRRLRQIEGLRSLSLTTNGVLLKQLAHPLAEAGLTRINVSLDSLLREKFARLTRRDQLDRVLEGLEELEKYPTIRPIKINAVAMRGFTEEEVLDFVRLARRKGYVVRWIEFMPLDADQIWRKEDILTGAEIQAIIEAEYGPLVPIQGDPSETARRYTFSDGVGEVGFINPVSEPFCSTCDRIRLTADGQLRTCLFATEETDLRTPLRSGASDEELMAIIRRAVWHKELKHYIGDKRFRRASRTMSMIGG; this comes from the coding sequence ATGGACCCGCTTGTTGATAGCTATGGCCGGCGCATTCGCAATCTGCGCATTTCTATCACCGATAAGTGCAATTTCCGCTGTACGTATTGTATGCCCGCTGAAGGGCTGCCCTGGCTGAAGAAGGCCGAGATCCTCACCTACGAGGAGATTGAGCGGCTGGCCCGCCTGGCGGTCTCCATGGGCATTGAACAGATCCGTCTGACCGGTGGCGAACCACTCGTGCGCCGCGATGTCCCCGATCTGGTGCGCCGGCTGCGCCAGATCGAGGGCCTGCGTAGCCTCAGTCTGACGACCAATGGGGTGCTGCTCAAGCAGCTGGCCCATCCGTTGGCGGAGGCTGGCCTGACACGCATCAATGTCAGCCTCGATTCGCTGCTACGCGAGAAGTTTGCCCGTCTGACACGGCGCGATCAGCTCGACCGTGTGCTGGAAGGGCTGGAAGAGTTGGAAAAGTATCCGACCATTCGTCCCATTAAGATTAATGCGGTGGCGATGCGCGGTTTCACCGAGGAGGAGGTGCTCGATTTCGTGCGCCTGGCCCGGCGCAAGGGCTATGTGGTGCGCTGGATCGAGTTTATGCCTCTCGATGCCGATCAGATCTGGCGCAAGGAGGATATTCTGACGGGCGCTGAGATTCAGGCGATTATCGAGGCCGAGTACGGCCCGCTGGTGCCGATCCAGGGTGATCCCTCCGAAACCGCCCGCCGCTATACCTTCAGCGATGGCGTCGGCGAGGTGGGCTTTATCAATCCTGTCAGTGAGCCGTTCTGCTCCACCTGCGATCGCATCCGCTTGACCGCCGATGGGCAGCTGCGCACCTGCCTCTTCGCGACCGAAGAAACCGACCTGCGAACGCCGCTGCGCTCGGGTGCTTCTGATGAGGAGCTGATGGCGATTATCCGCCGCGCTGTCTGGCACAAGGAGCTAAAACACTATATTGGCGATAAGCGCTTCAGGCGCGCGAGCCGCACGATGTCTATGATTGGTGGGTAA
- the thyX gene encoding FAD-dependent thymidylate synthase: MAQRSAEELFHELQGEEHDGFVAIHVPVQRSPAGVPYLTAPGVVLLARPQTNLQGLAPFLEGFDPSYRFQEYVADPTVLPDGAQLCKVAGQTCYLSFGPRRTPNAQARRYFDHLKESRHGSVLEHATFSFFVYGISRSVTHELIRHRAGFSYSQTSQRFVDGRTLRFVERPEYRQDEHLHRLFVQRIERAAAEYAELSEYLLARQQAGDPLLSAEARTDLRKRVQQCSRSLLPNETEAPLVVTANARAWRHVIEERTAPHTEIEIRELLVRIFVCLALVDPILFGDYVLEGLPDGTYSVRTPYEKV; the protein is encoded by the coding sequence ATGGCACAGCGATCCGCCGAGGAGTTGTTTCACGAGCTGCAGGGTGAGGAGCACGACGGCTTTGTGGCCATTCATGTCCCGGTCCAGCGTTCCCCCGCAGGCGTTCCCTACCTGACCGCCCCGGGGGTAGTGCTGTTGGCTCGTCCGCAGACGAACCTGCAGGGCCTGGCCCCGTTTTTAGAGGGCTTTGATCCGTCCTATCGCTTCCAGGAGTATGTTGCTGATCCGACGGTGTTGCCCGATGGGGCCCAGCTCTGCAAGGTGGCGGGCCAGACCTGCTATCTGAGCTTTGGGCCGAGGCGCACGCCGAACGCCCAGGCCAGGCGGTATTTCGATCATCTGAAGGAGTCGCGCCACGGCTCGGTGCTGGAGCACGCCACCTTTAGCTTTTTTGTCTACGGCATCTCGCGCAGCGTGACCCACGAACTGATCCGCCACCGTGCCGGCTTCAGCTATTCGCAGACCAGTCAGCGCTTTGTCGATGGGCGCACACTCCGCTTTGTTGAGCGTCCCGAGTATCGTCAGGATGAGCACCTGCACCGCCTCTTTGTGCAGCGCATCGAGCGCGCCGCAGCTGAGTATGCCGAGCTGAGCGAGTATCTGCTGGCCCGCCAGCAGGCCGGCGATCCTTTGTTGAGCGCGGAGGCGCGCACGGATCTGCGCAAGCGCGTGCAGCAATGCTCGCGTTCGCTGCTGCCCAATGAGACAGAGGCGCCGCTGGTGGTGACAGCCAATGCCCGGGCCTGGCGCCATGTGATCGAGGAGCGGACCGCGCCGCATACCGAGATCGAGATCCGCGAGCTGCTGGTTCGCATCTTTGTCTGCCTGGCGCTGGTCGACCCTATCCTCTTCGGGGACTATGTGCTCGAGGGCCTGCCAGACGGGACCTATAGCGTACGCACACCCTATGAGAAGGTGTGA
- a CDS encoding GNAT family N-acetyltransferase: MRVREARSGDLEQLRDLQQQAQTVDGCLFSQAAWEDWRAKAEDDEPGPTLFVLLDDDDELNTWGQGGTLEGVEGELIGYTLLHLVRDGEGYHLRCEGTVHPDHRRRGGGRALLICALNRARLWGTELEDESQRQGLPLWFEVLLPRRDPASERLAARCELEAVADATCAGQRAADDGFRLYRHPLL, from the coding sequence GTGCGCGTTCGCGAGGCACGATCAGGCGACCTGGAGCAGCTCAGGGATCTCCAGCAACAGGCTCAGACGGTCGACGGCTGTCTCTTTTCGCAAGCAGCCTGGGAGGACTGGCGGGCGAAGGCTGAGGACGATGAGCCGGGACCCACGCTCTTCGTCTTGCTTGACGACGACGATGAGCTGAATACGTGGGGACAGGGAGGGACGCTTGAAGGAGTGGAGGGCGAGCTGATTGGCTATACCCTGTTGCATCTTGTACGCGATGGGGAAGGGTACCATCTGCGCTGCGAAGGCACGGTCCATCCAGACCATCGCCGCCGCGGTGGCGGAAGGGCGCTGCTGATTTGCGCCCTCAATCGGGCCCGGCTCTGGGGAACAGAGCTAGAGGACGAGAGCCAGCGGCAGGGGCTGCCGCTCTGGTTCGAGGTCCTGCTTCCACGCCGTGATCCGGCCTCGGAGCGGCTGGCCGCCCGCTGTGAGCTGGAGGCTGTTGCTGACGCGACCTGTGCGGGGCAGCGCGCTGCCGACGACGGCTTCCGTCTCTATCGCCATCCGCTGCTCTAG
- a CDS encoding aminotransferase class V-fold PLP-dependent enzyme, whose protein sequence is MVLRDSAAAQRLQAIREAMPATTAHTYLNTGTFGPLPRCVIEAMHERLQEEWQEGRLGAGAHASLLGHYQEARRRCAELLNASVDEIALTDNTGEGLNIIAFGLNWREGDEVITTNHEHISALAPLYQLRERYGVRLRIADLGERGERPAEEEIARLITPRTRLIVLSHVSFMTGARFDVSAVTALGRRHGLPVLVDGAQAAGAIAVDVQELEVDFYAFPMHKWLCGPDGTGGLYVRQTALSQVQSTYVGYYSLKHEQSGAWGLHETAQRFELGGRQTAALAGQSRVLRWLGEEVGHRWVQERIAALNRYAAELLSEVPGVSVLTPQPGASGLLSFTFTRAEPEAVVRRLAEEHNVLIRSIHERQALRLSTGFYNTEEELERVAAILRAWP, encoded by the coding sequence ATGGTCTTGCGCGATTCTGCTGCTGCTCAGAGACTCCAGGCGATTCGGGAAGCCATGCCGGCAACGACTGCCCACACCTATTTGAATACCGGCACCTTCGGGCCATTGCCGCGCTGTGTGATTGAGGCCATGCACGAGCGGCTTCAGGAGGAATGGCAGGAAGGGCGTCTTGGGGCAGGGGCGCATGCTTCTCTGTTGGGGCACTACCAGGAGGCCAGGCGGCGTTGTGCTGAGCTCCTCAATGCCAGCGTTGACGAGATCGCCCTGACGGATAACACTGGTGAGGGACTCAACATCATTGCTTTTGGTCTCAACTGGCGGGAAGGCGATGAGGTGATCACGACGAACCACGAGCATATCAGTGCTCTGGCTCCCCTGTACCAGTTGCGCGAGCGCTATGGGGTACGCCTGCGTATTGCAGACCTGGGCGAGCGTGGGGAGCGCCCGGCAGAGGAGGAGATCGCCAGGCTGATCACCCCGCGGACGCGCCTGATTGTGCTCTCGCACGTTTCCTTTATGACAGGGGCGCGCTTCGACGTCAGCGCGGTGACGGCGCTGGGGAGGCGCCACGGGCTGCCGGTGCTGGTCGATGGGGCCCAGGCCGCAGGGGCGATCGCCGTCGATGTCCAGGAGCTGGAGGTCGATTTCTATGCCTTTCCGATGCACAAGTGGCTCTGCGGTCCCGACGGAACAGGAGGTCTCTATGTCCGGCAGACAGCCCTGAGCCAGGTGCAGTCGACCTATGTTGGCTACTATTCGCTCAAGCATGAACAAAGCGGCGCCTGGGGGCTCCACGAGACGGCGCAGCGCTTCGAGCTGGGAGGAAGACAGACAGCGGCCCTGGCGGGGCAGAGTCGCGTCTTGCGCTGGCTAGGCGAGGAGGTTGGCCATCGCTGGGTGCAGGAACGCATTGCGGCCCTCAACCGTTATGCCGCCGAGCTGCTCAGCGAGGTGCCGGGGGTCAGCGTGCTCACGCCCCAGCCAGGAGCGAGCGGCCTGCTCTCCTTCACCTTTACGCGGGCCGAGCCAGAGGCAGTTGTCCGTCGCCTGGCGGAGGAGCACAACGTACTGATTCGGAGTATTCATGAGCGTCAGGCGTTGCGTCTTTCGACAGGATTTTACAATACCGAAGAAGAGCTGGAACGGGTTGCAGCGATTCTCCGGGCCTGGCCCTAG
- the smc gene encoding chromosome segregation protein SMC, producing the protein MYLKRLELLGFKSFATRTCLEFSPGITAVVGPNGAGKSNIADAIRWVLGEQSMRQLRGRKSEDIIFAGGHGKAALGMAEVSLTIDNSTGWMPSEYSEITVTRRSYRSGENEYLINKQKVRLRDVLLLLAQARIGHDSYTVIGQGLIDAALSLRPEERRSLFEDAAGIRPYQVQRAEAEQRLRQTEGNLQRLHDIVNEIEPRLGPLAEQARRAQEYIQLQDELRQALVSWYHLQWGRLQAAATRAETAESEQATRLQQLEQNVAEAERRRADLLLQRQAAQQQISAARRAAGEANGQLQRLERELAVAEERVTGLQRQREEQQRQERQLRERLIATQQRLTDLEEAREQARDALDEAAQALASLEATVARAQKDYELDERRLRAAQNDLIQTQARLGATQTELGRQQKHLGERNRTLAARREALAQAQQALRSLETRLAEQRSQLQVARDEEQQLLQRKQALQRSLQEAQQELERLKGLLAEAERTRRSLADRLAMLRTWQRDLSGYSEGVRALLRAPREQVPGLLAPLPRLVLAPAGLERAIEAALGEALQGVVVTTRAEAEHCLAYLERSRAGRALLLWLHEELPPAGSLPASPALPPQAEQERAALQRLLEESPTLRQAVLGLAWQLVESEDQYQPLCYRLLAGVLLVEDLTTASQLLAQTQTFTAWAGRPLRALVTRKGAVLSLQAGWLSGGDAQGEQQGGLLHYERELRELPAQLEGQKAHIDRLNGLISEIQRAQEGRRAEQAALEREVQKNAARLQEVSRALAHSEREQERLQTELKLATSVEQQLAAEIAGLEQEVQATRERVQAHERAQQELQGLVEELQAQVEERAASYRRQQEELGRLRTQMAVKRQEAKTLERQVAEVQEQQQELRTQLEQQQLRLRQAEEQQQRLRESIARQQSELSQAREQARQAGLLVQQHEQALRELEQRLTTSEQELTTLRQAHGQCEVLYRRCLLESQRARDALEALQSQLQEDLGLSHPQELAQLLPQLAPAGAEGDGQERDEEATLRRLRRQIEQTRSRLKALGGCDPDAPRQYEEERQRFEFLSSQIADMEQAAEQLHTIISQLDATMTRQFETTFEAVNARFREHFRTLFNGGQARLELVVSKGGDRSPDGSGGHSATNGSPGGSQVRGGGQAARNGHSAEEDGETPPSEDASNTARSGLPFGVEVIVQPPGKKVQDLSLLSGGERALVSAALLFSLLEINPPPFCLLDEVDAALDESNVSRFCDILKRLAERTQFIVITHNRVTMTAAQAIYGVSMGSDSVSRLASLRLSEAEAVVARQRSG; encoded by the coding sequence GTGTATCTGAAGCGTCTGGAGCTACTTGGCTTCAAAAGCTTTGCAACACGCACCTGCCTCGAATTCAGCCCGGGCATCACCGCCGTCGTCGGGCCGAACGGCGCCGGCAAGTCCAACATTGCTGACGCCATTCGCTGGGTCCTTGGCGAGCAGAGCATGCGCCAGCTCCGGGGCAGGAAGAGCGAAGATATCATCTTTGCCGGCGGGCATGGCAAAGCCGCCCTCGGCATGGCCGAGGTCTCGCTGACCATCGACAACAGCACAGGCTGGATGCCCTCCGAGTACAGCGAGATCACCGTCACGCGGCGCAGCTACCGCTCTGGCGAGAACGAATATCTGATCAACAAGCAGAAAGTACGTCTCAGGGACGTCCTGCTGCTGTTGGCGCAGGCACGCATCGGTCACGATTCCTATACCGTCATCGGGCAGGGCCTCATCGATGCCGCCCTGAGCCTGCGCCCCGAAGAGCGGCGCAGCCTCTTCGAGGATGCTGCCGGCATTCGCCCCTACCAGGTGCAGCGCGCAGAGGCCGAGCAGCGCCTGCGCCAGACCGAGGGCAACCTGCAACGCCTTCACGATATTGTCAACGAGATCGAGCCACGCCTTGGACCGCTGGCAGAGCAGGCCAGACGTGCCCAAGAGTATATTCAGCTGCAGGACGAGCTGCGTCAGGCCCTGGTCTCCTGGTATCACCTCCAATGGGGGCGACTGCAGGCCGCTGCCACGCGCGCCGAGACCGCCGAGAGCGAACAGGCCACCCGCTTGCAGCAACTAGAGCAGAACGTGGCTGAGGCCGAACGTCGGCGCGCTGACCTGCTCCTCCAGCGTCAAGCAGCCCAGCAACAGATCAGCGCCGCTCGCCGGGCCGCCGGCGAGGCCAACGGCCAGCTCCAGCGTCTGGAACGCGAGCTGGCCGTTGCTGAGGAGCGGGTGACTGGCCTGCAGCGGCAGCGCGAAGAGCAGCAGCGCCAAGAGCGCCAGCTGCGCGAGCGCCTCATCGCCACTCAGCAGCGCCTGACCGATCTGGAGGAGGCCCGCGAACAGGCCCGCGATGCCCTCGACGAAGCAGCCCAGGCCCTGGCTTCCCTGGAGGCTACGGTCGCCCGCGCCCAGAAGGATTACGAGCTGGACGAGCGCCGGCTGCGTGCTGCCCAGAACGACCTCATCCAGACACAGGCCCGGCTGGGCGCCACCCAGACCGAGCTGGGGCGCCAGCAGAAACATCTGGGCGAGCGCAATCGCACGCTGGCGGCGCGCCGCGAGGCACTGGCCCAGGCGCAGCAGGCGCTGCGTTCCCTGGAGACGCGACTGGCCGAGCAACGCTCACAACTGCAAGTGGCCCGCGACGAGGAGCAGCAGCTCTTGCAGCGCAAACAGGCGCTCCAGCGCAGCCTCCAGGAGGCTCAGCAGGAGCTGGAACGCCTCAAGGGGCTGCTGGCCGAGGCCGAGCGGACACGCCGCTCGTTGGCCGACCGTCTGGCCATGCTACGCACCTGGCAGCGCGATCTCAGCGGCTATAGTGAGGGCGTTCGCGCCTTGCTTCGCGCTCCGCGCGAGCAGGTACCGGGCCTGCTCGCCCCCCTTCCGCGCCTGGTTCTGGCACCCGCCGGACTGGAGCGCGCCATCGAAGCCGCTCTCGGTGAGGCCCTGCAAGGCGTGGTGGTCACAACACGCGCCGAGGCCGAGCACTGCCTGGCCTACCTGGAGCGCAGCCGTGCCGGGCGCGCCTTGCTCCTCTGGCTTCACGAGGAGCTACCCCCCGCTGGCAGCCTTCCTGCTTCTCCCGCTCTTCCCCCCCAAGCCGAGCAAGAGCGGGCTGCTCTGCAGCGGCTTCTTGAGGAGTCGCCCACCCTACGCCAGGCAGTGCTCGGGCTGGCCTGGCAACTGGTCGAGAGTGAAGATCAGTACCAGCCGCTCTGCTACCGTTTGCTGGCAGGCGTTCTGCTGGTGGAAGACCTGACCACCGCTTCCCAGCTCCTTGCCCAGACACAGACGTTCACCGCCTGGGCCGGGCGGCCCTTACGTGCCCTGGTCACGCGCAAAGGCGCAGTGCTTTCGCTGCAGGCGGGCTGGCTGAGCGGCGGCGACGCCCAGGGAGAGCAACAAGGGGGTCTTCTCCACTATGAGCGCGAGCTACGCGAGCTGCCGGCTCAGCTTGAGGGCCAGAAGGCCCATATCGACCGCCTCAATGGCCTCATCAGCGAGATCCAGCGCGCGCAGGAAGGACGACGCGCCGAACAGGCTGCCCTGGAGCGCGAGGTGCAGAAAAACGCAGCCCGCCTGCAGGAAGTAAGCCGGGCGCTGGCCCACAGCGAGCGTGAGCAGGAGCGGCTCCAGACCGAGCTGAAGCTGGCTACCTCGGTCGAGCAGCAGCTCGCGGCAGAAATCGCTGGTCTGGAACAGGAGGTACAGGCCACTCGCGAGCGAGTGCAGGCCCACGAGCGGGCCCAGCAGGAGCTCCAGGGCCTGGTTGAGGAGCTGCAGGCCCAGGTCGAGGAGCGCGCCGCCTCCTATCGTCGCCAGCAGGAGGAGCTGGGTCGCCTACGCACTCAGATGGCCGTCAAACGCCAGGAAGCCAAGACCCTGGAGCGCCAGGTAGCAGAGGTGCAGGAACAGCAACAGGAGCTGCGCACCCAGCTTGAGCAGCAGCAGCTCCGCCTGCGCCAGGCCGAAGAGCAGCAGCAGCGCCTGCGCGAGAGCATCGCTCGTCAGCAGAGCGAGCTGTCCCAGGCCCGTGAGCAGGCCCGGCAGGCTGGGCTACTCGTCCAGCAGCACGAGCAGGCCCTGCGCGAACTAGAGCAACGGCTCACGACCAGCGAGCAGGAACTGACCACGCTGCGTCAGGCGCACGGTCAGTGCGAGGTTCTCTATCGACGCTGCCTGCTGGAGAGCCAACGGGCCCGCGATGCCCTCGAAGCCCTGCAGAGTCAGCTCCAGGAGGACCTGGGCCTGAGCCACCCCCAGGAGTTAGCCCAGCTTCTCCCCCAGCTCGCACCAGCCGGGGCCGAGGGCGACGGCCAGGAGCGCGATGAAGAGGCCACGCTGCGCCGCCTCCGTCGCCAGATCGAGCAGACCCGCAGCCGCCTCAAGGCCCTTGGGGGCTGCGATCCCGATGCCCCACGTCAGTACGAGGAGGAGCGGCAGCGCTTCGAGTTCCTCAGCTCCCAGATCGCCGACATGGAACAGGCCGCCGAACAACTCCACACTATCATCAGCCAGCTCGATGCCACCATGACGCGCCAGTTCGAAACCACCTTCGAGGCCGTCAATGCTCGCTTCCGCGAGCACTTTCGGACCCTCTTCAACGGCGGCCAGGCCCGTCTGGAACTGGTCGTCAGCAAGGGAGGAGATCGCTCCCCGGATGGCTCTGGAGGACACTCCGCCACCAACGGCTCCCCCGGCGGCTCTCAGGTCCGGGGAGGTGGCCAGGCAGCCCGCAATGGCCACAGCGCTGAGGAGGACGGAGAGACTCCTCCCTCAGAGGATGCCTCCAACACAGCCCGCAGCGGCCTCCCCTTCGGAGTCGAGGTCATTGTCCAGCCCCCCGGCAAAAAGGTGCAGGATCTCTCCCTGCTCTCCGGCGGTGAGCGCGCTCTGGTCTCGGCGGCCTTGCTCTTCTCACTCCTGGAAATCAATCCGCCACCCTTCTGCCTCCTGGACGAGGTCGACGCCGCCCTCGACGAGTCCAATGTCTCGCGCTTCTGCGATATCCTCAAGCGCCTGGCCGAGCGCACTCAGTTCATCGTCATTACCCATAACCGGGTAACGATGACCGCCGCTCAGGCCATCTACGGCGTCTCAATGGGCAGTGACAGCGTTTCTCGTCTGGCCTCACTGCGCCTGAGCGAAGCAGAGGCCGTGGTAGCTCGCCAGCGCTCAGGCTGA
- a CDS encoding SLC13 family permease, protein MFLLFPLPALTRTLLTALIALLTLVGIMTRPFRWNEALIALSGAVLLLLLGLISPVTALQTLLGDWNVFLFFLGMMALSAFADQAGLFDWLAIVAARLARRSARLLLLNVFLLGSLISMVLSNDATALILTPVVYTLVTRLRLPVIPFLFACTFIADTASFLLPVSNPINILVLSRFQLDLWTFVRLLWLPALAAIAINIGVFFWLYRREVRGSFDPKRLPSAQEAVKEPGYFRYCCLVLGAVAVAYVVASASGFPLSCVALAGAALLLVGALRWRQFRPRALAGHISWSLFGFIAGMFVIVQAVEGTGLTRLFGELLLRLSGGSALGAVLVGTLGAALGTNLINNVPMAVVLSASLQALHGQLSPARQLAFVAATIFGCDLGPNLTTVGSLATVLWLLILRQRQLDVSGLDYFKVGILVTPLMLLVGALLIWLLLPT, encoded by the coding sequence ATGTTCTTACTCTTTCCACTGCCGGCGCTCACCCGGACACTTCTGACAGCGCTGATCGCCTTGCTGACGCTGGTCGGTATCATGACACGGCCCTTTCGCTGGAACGAGGCGCTGATTGCGCTCTCCGGTGCGGTCCTTCTGTTGCTGCTTGGGCTGATCAGTCCCGTGACGGCACTGCAGACGCTGCTGGGCGATTGGAACGTCTTCCTCTTTTTTCTGGGCATGATGGCCTTATCCGCCTTCGCCGATCAGGCTGGCCTCTTCGACTGGCTGGCGATCGTCGCGGCGCGTCTGGCCCGACGGAGCGCGCGCCTGTTGCTGCTCAACGTCTTTCTGCTCGGCAGTCTCATTTCGATGGTCCTGTCGAACGACGCAACAGCGCTCATTCTGACCCCGGTGGTCTACACGCTGGTCACGCGCCTGCGACTGCCGGTGATCCCTTTTCTCTTTGCCTGTACCTTCATCGCTGATACGGCCTCCTTCCTCCTGCCGGTGAGCAACCCCATCAATATTCTGGTCCTTTCCCGCTTTCAGCTTGACCTCTGGACCTTTGTGCGACTACTCTGGTTGCCGGCGCTGGCAGCGATTGCCATCAACATCGGAGTCTTTTTCTGGCTCTATCGTCGGGAGGTGCGAGGGAGTTTTGACCCGAAGCGTCTCCCATCGGCCCAGGAGGCGGTGAAGGAGCCGGGCTACTTTCGCTACTGCTGCCTGGTGCTGGGAGCAGTAGCGGTGGCCTATGTGGTGGCCTCGGCCAGCGGCTTCCCGCTCTCCTGTGTTGCCCTGGCGGGGGCAGCGCTCTTGCTGGTGGGGGCGTTGCGCTGGCGGCAATTCAGACCACGCGCGCTGGCTGGTCACATCTCCTGGTCGCTCTTCGGCTTTATTGCAGGCATGTTCGTCATTGTCCAGGCCGTTGAAGGGACAGGTCTGACGCGCCTGTTTGGCGAACTGCTGCTGCGTCTGTCGGGAGGCAGTGCTCTGGGGGCCGTGCTGGTAGGAACGCTGGGGGCAGCGCTGGGGACGAATCTGATCAATAATGTGCCGATGGCGGTGGTGCTGAGTGCCTCGCTGCAGGCGCTCCACGGGCAGCTCTCGCCGGCGAGGCAGCTGGCTTTTGTGGCGGCGACCATCTTCGGCTGTGATCTGGGGCCGAATCTGACGACGGTCGGTTCGCTGGCGACCGTGCTCTGGCTCCTGATCCTGCGCCAGCGCCAGCTGGACGTCTCGGGTCTGGACTACTTTAAGGTGGGCATCCTGGTAACGCCCCTGATGCTGCTGGTCGGGGCCCTGCTGATCTGGCTGCTCCTGCCAACGTGA
- a CDS encoding universal stress protein, producing MSAVRVLCCLDGVNAEVLGQALTRLWPLAGDQLQLGLLYVRDTRPLGELERRRERFLRPPHLPPMRQEQLRQAEREAAQEILQEGARYMRGAELLQREGRAEQEIVRCAQEWGASLIILCARSPRSGGGPEQGPASVGRVARFVLDHAGCPVLLLRGRLPAEATGAS from the coding sequence GTGTCTGCTGTGCGTGTGCTCTGTTGCCTTGACGGGGTGAATGCCGAAGTGTTGGGCCAGGCGCTGACCCGGCTGTGGCCGCTTGCTGGCGACCAGCTGCAGCTGGGCCTCCTCTATGTTAGAGACACGCGCCCGCTAGGAGAGCTGGAACGCAGGCGAGAGCGCTTCCTGCGCCCTCCTCATCTGCCACCGATGCGTCAGGAGCAGCTGCGGCAGGCTGAGCGAGAGGCGGCACAAGAAATTCTGCAGGAAGGAGCGCGCTATATGCGGGGGGCGGAGCTGCTGCAACGCGAAGGCAGGGCTGAGCAGGAGATTGTGCGCTGCGCCCAGGAGTGGGGGGCCAGCTTGATCATCCTCTGTGCCCGTTCGCCGCGGAGCGGGGGGGGACCTGAGCAAGGGCCGGCTTCGGTAGGCCGGGTGGCGCGCTTTGTCCTGGACCATGCAGGCTGTCCCGTCTTACTGTTGCGCGGACGGCTCCCCGCCGAGGCCACGGGGGCATCCTGA
- a CDS encoding response regulator, whose protein sequence is MSHKREEQQPEERAGAKTILIVEDDDGIGAFLVQAISQETPHRVLLVHDAFQALKAVRSIRPGLLILDYQLPGMNGLELFDQLQAMEDLAAIPTILVSARLPEQEIRQRQIVGLSKPLELDELLETIERLLGGDPASR, encoded by the coding sequence ATGTCACACAAGCGTGAGGAGCAGCAGCCGGAGGAGAGAGCCGGGGCAAAAACGATACTCATTGTGGAAGATGACGACGGCATCGGCGCCTTCCTGGTCCAGGCAATTTCCCAAGAGACTCCGCACCGCGTGCTGCTGGTCCACGATGCCTTCCAGGCGCTCAAGGCGGTGCGCTCGATCAGGCCCGGACTGCTGATTCTCGACTATCAGTTGCCGGGGATGAACGGCCTTGAATTGTTCGACCAGTTACAGGCAATGGAGGATCTGGCCGCGATCCCGACCATTCTGGTCAGCGCGCGTTTGCCGGAGCAGGAGATTCGCCAGCGCCAGATCGTGGGGCTGAGCAAGCCCTTAGAGCTGGATGAACTGCTGGAGACGATCGAGCGGCTGCTTGGGGGTGACCCTGCCTCGCGCTAA
- a CDS encoding methionyl-tRNA formyltransferase yields MSNTLDPSAPFPGRPRVLFFGMEGIFSALPLQALLQAGIPVCALVVPAPPLPPTLPSQLQQVPPRPPLRPLLAPARQRGARPLLPIVNSSLTTSPVTLALGAGLPVWEVARLQAEETRATLASYQPDLLCIACFPRRLPTSLLTLPRLGAVNLHPSLLPALRGPEPLFWVFREGLRETGVSVHLVEERLDAGPIVAQERISVPDGISYAELERRCAEHGAQLLVRAVQALAQGTAAPEPQDEQHGSYRPAPSPEDLHVPAWRWKARHVYNFIRGVASWAGPLLVSDQQEMLLVSDALQWWDPQEGRPFAPPSTPLSATERLLRCSSGLVHLRLAMTEGSRARPDQD; encoded by the coding sequence ATGTCAAATACGCTTGATCCTTCTGCTCCCTTCCCAGGGAGACCGCGCGTGCTCTTCTTCGGCATGGAGGGGATCTTTTCGGCTCTGCCACTGCAGGCCCTCCTCCAGGCCGGCATTCCTGTCTGTGCACTGGTAGTGCCCGCTCCACCGCTTCCTCCCACGCTCCCGAGCCAGCTCCAGCAGGTCCCACCCCGTCCCCCTTTGCGTCCTCTGCTGGCCCCTGCCCGGCAACGCGGCGCCCGCCCTTTGCTGCCCATTGTCAACAGCTCCCTGACAACATCACCAGTGACCCTGGCCCTCGGGGCCGGCCTCCCCGTTTGGGAGGTTGCTCGTCTACAGGCCGAGGAGACGCGGGCCACCCTGGCCTCGTACCAGCCCGATCTGCTCTGCATAGCCTGTTTCCCACGCCGCCTGCCCACCTCTCTGCTGACCCTGCCCCGCCTGGGCGCTGTCAACCTCCATCCGTCTTTGCTGCCAGCCCTGCGCGGACCAGAACCGTTGTTCTGGGTCTTTCGCGAGGGACTGCGTGAAACAGGAGTCAGCGTGCACTTGGTCGAGGAACGCCTGGACGCCGGGCCGATTGTGGCTCAGGAACGGATCAGTGTGCCCGATGGGATCAGCTATGCGGAGTTAGAACGTCGCTGTGCCGAACACGGAGCCCAGCTTCTGGTGCGCGCTGTCCAGGCCCTCGCCCAGGGAACGGCAGCACCTGAACCCCAGGATGAGCAGCACGGCAGCTATCGACCTGCCCCCTCACCGGAGGATCTGCACGTGCCGGCCTGGCGCTGGAAGGCTCGCCACGTCTACAACTTTATTCGAGGTGTCGCTTCCTGGGCTGGCCCCCTCCTGGTCTCGGACCAGCAGGAAATGCTGCTGGTGAGCGATGCGCTGCAGTGGTGGGACCCCCAGGAAGGGCGCCCTTTCGCCCCTCCGTCTACTCCACTGTCAGCAACCGAGCGCTTGCTTCGCTGCAGCAGCGGCCTCGTTCACCTGCGCCTTGCCATGACCGAGGGCAGCAGGGCCAGGCCAGACCAGGACTGA